In the Colletotrichum lupini chromosome 4, complete sequence genome, TGACCCAATATACCTCATGCTCAAAACAATCTTAATAGATAAACAATGCAAACAGAACCCAAGCTATCAACCATCCCAAGGAGGCGATCCCATCTCTATATTACCAAGTAGTCCATGTCGCTCAGCAGTCTCCCTTCCAGTTCTCCTTGATCCACTCGCCCATCTTGTACGTCAGGGTCTCGTCGGACCAGCTCAGCACGTCATTCTCGCTATACTCGCCCCCGCTGAACTTGAGCGCGACAATGATCCACTGCAGGATGAAGTCGATGAAGACGAGGTCCACCTTATCCGGCTCGCCCTCTTTGGGGAAGCCGATCTCCGTCTGGATACAGTTGGGGACCTCGTAAAAGGTGATGGGGGAGTGTTCCGTGTCGTCGCCGTCGGTGCCGATGTCGTCCTTTGTGGTGTAGCCGCCAATGAGGTCCGGCTTCTTGGACTTGTCGTCATCGTCAATGTTGGAAAGAGGTTGTTGGTTGTCGGCGGGCGTGTGGCGGAGTTCCAGGCGGCGGGGTTCGCCGTCCGTTTGTGCGCTCTTCTCCGTTTTAAGCATGACCATGTCGTTCTTGGGGTACATCATCTCGGGTATGTTCATGAATCGGACGTCGCTCGTGCCCGCCGTCTCCTGGAAAATCTTGCCAGCCTTGTTGAGGAGGTCGATGACGCGCTTGGCGACGGGGTAGGGCACGTCGGGGATGTACTTGAAGGTGCTCGTAAAGGGGGAGACGATGTAGGTGCTGTCCTTTGTGAAGGCGCCCTTGAAGATGTCGAAGCGGAGGCCGCCCGTGTTGACGATGGCCAGGCGCGGCACGTCTTTCCTGTCGTCCTTGTGGATCACGTCCGGGAGGACCTGCGTCTCGAGCCAGGTGAAGATACTGTCGTCGCCGGGGTAGGCGGCGCGGTTGACCCACAGGTCCTGAGGCGCGCAGCCGTACTTGTAATCCAGGTCGAGGGCCTTGCGAGCTTTGGTGATGAGCTTGCTGACGTTCTTGCCGTGCTCTGTCGGGAAGGTCGTCTCGTTGAGGCCGGTGTGGTGGTAGAGGCCCAGCAGATTGTTGTCGATGTACTTTCTCGTAAAGGAGACTGATGCCGCGGCCTCATCCGAGACCTCATCTGCCGACTTTGACTTCTTCTTGACGTTGTTGACGGACATCCACCCGATGGTCTCGCCGTACCGACCGCTGGCGATGGCGTACGCCTCCCTGTCAAAAGAGAGCGCGTCGCGGACGTGGGCGTGGCCGCCGAAGAAGGCAATGGGCGCGAACCAGGCTTCCTTACGCAGGGCGGTGAAGATGGCCTTGAACTCGGGCATGCGCAGGCCAACGTGGCCGATGACGACAAAGAGGTCGGGCTTCTCCTCGCGCAGCATCGTCTTGAACCATTCCTCCTTGACCGTGTCCTCGACCGGCTGGACGACCGTGTTGTTTGCGTTACCCGTGAAGTCGAAGAGGAAGCCGAGAGCGACAACGTTGAGCCCCTGGTTCTTCGTCTTGAACTTGCGGTAGCGCTTGGCCTGCGGGACTCGGTCACCCGTTTTTGGGTCGATGTAGTCGAGGTTACTCGCAATGTAGTTTTCTCTGTAATTCGGCACCGTGATGTCGTGCTCGCGCTGAGCGGCGTCGGCTTGGTAGAGCTCGTGGTTGCCTGTGCAGATGACGTCGACGGTCTGCTCTTTGAAGATGTCGTAGGTGAAGAGGCCTTTCGGGGAGGAGGCGTCGTAGAGGCCGTTGCCTTCTACGCGGTCGCCCGTGTCGATGACGAGGAGATCGACGCCTTGCTCGTCGGCCTTGCGGCGCATGTGCTCGGCAAAGGAGACGTAGTCGCCCCAGTCGGCCGAGTATTGTGGCTCGAGGAGGTGGCCGCCGAGCCAGCCGTGGATGTCGGTGGTGTGGAGGAAGTTGATTTGACCCCAGGTTAGGTCGCGCATCGGGGCGGGGACAGGGGAGGCGGCGCCAGGTTGGGCGGCTGAGGCGAGGGGGAGGTAGAgagctgctgctgcggccGCGGCCGTGAGGACTGAGGGTGGTGATGACCGGTGTTTCGCCATGGCTGTGATGTTTGTATGTGGTTGTCGGGTTCGGTTGATGGGAGGAAGAATGAAAGAAGCTGAGGAACTCGGGGAGATAGAAACTACAACCCGTTCGCTTCGCCTTCTTGCGGGGGAGGAGACTGGGAATGCTGAGAGGCCAGACCGGCTTAACGTGATGCGTTGGCGAGTCACGGTCACGGGTGCCTGAAGGTGCGGCTGCGGATAGATAGAGAGCTTCCTGAAGCTGTCTCCGATGGGTGCCCCGGACAACCTGACCCGCTACGTCAGCGACGATCTCTCAAGGTTCTTGTTAGGATGCCACTCGCTTATCTGGACTGATGAGCGCGAAATGGGGGGTAGAAGACTAACAGATACGAGCTGGGAGGTATCTGAAACTGTCATGGTACCAGATGGCAGAGCTGGGGGTGCGGGTCCACGCGCCCGGAACGATCCCCGGGCCTGCATAGGTACGTACCGGGCTGAATGGTAGTTGAGCTTGGGCCATTAGGTACCCGTCGGCTAACGTTAGGTCCGCCGTCCGGATGACATTCCCTCATCCTGTGAGCCGCGGCTAGCCACAGCCACAGCCACAGGCAGGGGCATAGCCACAtgaatataactatactacatactattttaatagccttataagtaaataaataaataaatgatataaaattagtttctattatatatctagcctctatataatgtattaatataaagagatttataattaataacttgactaatttaaattaatatttttaaaataaagtactattttttttttaattcttataTCTATATTACGGCCCAACCATTTAGGTGCTAGCCAGcgtacttatatagtatagaatAGGAGATAATAAGAtcagagttattattattaaagcttttgctttatattatagttagttattttaacttatttagaatataataataactctacaCTACGTTAGAGAGTTATAAGTTTAATTTCTATAcgtcgtattaataatataattatacctcctatactatatagggcgtcctaactataaatagtatatataagactagTTACCTTGTATTACTATTAGAGCTTCCCTACTTATACCCGTAATATATCCGATTAGTCCTCGGTATAGGGATATACCTTTTAGAGGGAAGACATAGTATCTCGGTCTAAAGTTCGTCGATTTCTCCCTTGGCTTTCACTAAGGATTCTTCACTGCCTTGCCTCCTACTTAGGTAGTCGAGGGGCCTCTCAACTTTGCGCGCGCACGAACTTTTGGGTTCGGCACTCATGTCATTTCTCTATGCTAATTAATAACCCGAAGTCGGGGTAGTTTGATGCGAACCATCTGGGGTAATGCTCTAATATACGAGAACCCCACACGGCATATGTGACACCCTTGCATTTCTCACTCTGTATCGCAATCTTCTTACCGGAAATGCTGTGATGCCATAGGTCTAGTTCCCGGAAGTACCTCCTCGACGTCTTGGCCAGGTTCGACCATTCCGCTTATACCTATTATAGCGCTTTTAGTCCTCAAGAAAGGCGAAGATCCCCTGTAGCACTAACGTTAATCCAAGCGGACTCTCGAGCTGTGGAATAGCCCCTTGAGTTACGTTTCGGCGAGTTGTTGCCTCACCTGTACATTCGCAGCAGCTTGAACAACGGCGCGTCTCCCCCATTTTACCTGGGCTAGCTCAATACTTCGTATTCAATTCCACGTTCCCTTCCTCAACAACATTTCACCCTATCTTCGGCGTTATTGACTTtgagtaaatacttagtttacCTACGTGTAGTCCAGAACCTTCCCCGCATGAAAGTCCTGCCTAAACATCGCTCTGGAGTTCGCATAGAATTCGAATACGATCCAACAGGCATCGATCATATAATGAGCTACTAGCAATGATGCCAGGGCGGTGGTTCTCGTCCCTATCTAAGCCGACATAAATGCGGGGAGCACCTAGAGACTATCATATTCACCCGATCATATCGACTCAAATTGACAGGAAGCAAAGTATAAATGGATGTAGTCAAGCAGTTGCAACTATTATCGCTTACTCCTTCATCTCCCGCCACTCATTCACCTTTCTCATACCTCACCTGGCACCATGTCTGTCAGTATCTTTGATCTACAGTTCGAGCAACATCGCTCCGCGTTGGGTATACACCAAACTACACCCCGGATATCCTGGCGATTTGAAGGCGACGCCGCTAATTGGACTCAACTCGGGTACGATCTTGAGGTTACGAAACAAGGTATAACCGAAGTCTTCCACGTCGAATCTGCTGACTCCGTATTCGTCCCATGGCCTACTGTTCAGCTGAGCGAAGGTGAATCTGCCTCCGTACGTGCTAAGGCATATGGGCACAATGGCCAGCCGGAGACTTCCTGGTCAAAGTCCGTtactatcggattagaagtctaattcgaccgcagcatacagccgactgcgcaggggctaattgggggccctatttacgattatcgtagctagcctaacctacggttagaacctcctttttatacttactacgtagatatttagatagtttaattaatctcttcgttaactacggttcgaactaactactttataataagaatactaatactaattagtaattaaattctattattataaattagtaaagtatctcgctacgtaaaagagacgacctcttaatactatataggataggagatttatactaattaaccttacagaagtaaataaaaaaggaggcgattcttaaataccgcacggaattaagtaattatagccctttactacttacgagaggtcgacgtttattatattaaactacgttaattaataaaactacttaagtaactagttttttact is a window encoding:
- a CDS encoding calcineurin-like phosphoesterase; amino-acid sequence: MAKHRSSPPSVLTAAAAAAALYLPLASAAQPGAASPVPAPMRDLTWGQINFLHTTDIHGWLGGHLLEPQYSADWGDYVSFAEHMRRKADEQGVDLLVIDTGDRVEGNGLYDASSPKGLFTYDIFKEQTVDVICTGNHELYQADAAQREHDITVPNYRENYIASNLDYIDPKTGDRVPQAKRYRKFKTKNQGLNVVALGFLFDFTGNANNTVVQPVEDTVKEEWFKTMLREEKPDLFVVIGHVGLRMPEFKAIFTALRKEAWFAPIAFFGGHAHVRDALSFDREAYAIASGRYGETIGWMSVNNVKKKSKSADEVSDEAAASVSFTRKYIDNNLLGLYHHTGLNETTFPTEHGKNVSKLITKARKALDLDYKYGCAPQDLWVNRAAYPGDDSIFTWLETQVLPDVIHKDDRKDVPRLAIVNTGGLRFDIFKGAFTKDSTYIVSPFTSTFKYIPDVPYPVAKRVIDLLNKAGKIFQETAGTSDVRFMNIPEMMYPKNDMVMLKTEKSAQTDGEPRRLELRHTPADNQQPLSNIDDDDKSKKPDLIGGYTTKDDIGTDGDDTEHSPITFYEVPNCIQTEIGFPKEGEPDKVDLVFIDFILQWIIVALKFSGGEYSENDVLSWSDETLTYKMGEWIKENWKGDC